From Vigna radiata var. radiata cultivar VC1973A unplaced genomic scaffold, Vradiata_ver6 scaffold_184, whole genome shotgun sequence, the proteins below share one genomic window:
- the LOC106778848 gene encoding transcriptional corepressor SEUSS: MVPPGPPTPIGGAQSVSPSLLRSNSGMLGAQGGPMPSQTSFPSLVSPRTQFNNMNILGNMSNVTSILNQSFPNGAPNPGLSGPGSSQRGTIDTGAETDPLSTVGNGMSFNNSSSTFVQSNIVNAASSGQGQGQQFSNPSSNQMLPDQQHSQQLEPQNFQHSQQSMQQFSGPLNTQQLPPQQHFQSIRGGIGGMGPVKLEPQVNNDQLAQQQQPLQSLRSLSSVKLEPQQMQTMRTLGPVKMEPQHSDQPLFLQQQQQQQQQQFLHMSSQSSQATAAQINLLRQHRLLQLQQQHQQQQLLKAMPQQRSQLPQQFQQQNMLMRSVKPAYEPGMCARRLTHYMYQQQHRPEDNNIEFWRKFVAEYFAPNAKKKWCVSMYGSGRQTTGVFPQDVWHCEICNRKPGRGFEATVEVLPRLFKIKYESGTLEELLYVDMPREYHNSSGQIVLDYAKAIQESVFEQLRVVRDGQLRIVFSPDLKICSWEFCARRHEELIPRRLLIPQVSQLGAVAQKYQAFTQNATPNISVQELQNNCNMFVASARQLAKALEVPLVNDLGYTKRYVRCLQISEVVNSMKDLIDYSRETETGPMDSLAKFPRRTNGSSGPRGQAQQHEEQLQQQQQQQQMLTHNSNGDQNSVQAAAMQIASSNGMVSVNNNVNSASTSTTTSTIVGLLHQNSMNSRQQSSMNNASSPYGGSSVQIPSPGSSNTVPQVQPNSSPFQSPTPSSNNPPQTSHPTLTSGNHMNTTNSAANISMQQQQPSISGDPDPSDTQSSVQKIIHEMMMSSQINGTGGMIGVGSLGNDVKNVNGILPVSANTGLNGGGNGLMGNGSMNSNSGVGVGNYGTMALGQSAMPNGMRAAVVNNSIMNGRGGMASLARDQAMNHQQDLSNQLLSGLGAVNGFNNLQFDWKPSP; this comes from the exons ATGGTGCCTCCGGGGCCACCCACTCCCATTGGTGGTGCCCAGTCTGTTTCACCCTCTCTTTTAAGATCAAATTCTGGAATGCTAGGAGCTCAAGGGGGTCCCATGCCGTCGCAGACATCTTTCCCTTCACTTGTGTCTCCGCGTACTCAGTTCAACAACATGAACATTCTAGGAAATATGTCCAATGTAACTTCCATACTGAATCAATCTTTCCCAAATGGAGCTCCAAATCCTGGGCTATCTGGTCCAGGAAGTAGCCAACGTGGAACAATTGATACTGGAGCTGAAACAGATCCACTCTCCACTGTTGGTAATGGAATGAGCTTCAATAATTCTTCTTCCACGTTTGTACAGTCAAATATAGTAAATGCTGCTTCCTCTGGTCAAGGTCAGGGTCAACAATTTTCAAACCCTTCTAGTAACCAGATGTTGCCTGATCAACAACATTCCCAACAGCTCGAACCTCAAAATTTCCAACACAGTCAGCAGTCAATGCAACAGTTCTCTGGTCCTCTAAATACACAGCAGCTGCCTCCGCAGCAGCATTTTCAATCAATTCGAGGAGGTATAGGTGGCATGGGACCCGTAAAGCTAGAGCCCCAGGTAAACAACGATCAACTTGCACAGCAGCAGCAGCCGTTGCAATCTTTAAGGAGCCTTTCTTCAGTTAAATTGGAGCCACAACAAATGCAGACAATGAGAACATTGGGACCTGTTAAAATGGAGCCTCAACACTCTGATCAACCATTATTTTTgcagcagcagcaacaacaacaacaacagcaattCCTCCACATGTCAAGTCAATCATCCCAGGCTACTGCTGCCCAGATCAATCTTTTGCGTCAGCACAGGCTTTTACAGttacaacaacaacaccagCAGCAGCAACTCTTGAAGGCAATGCCTCAGCAACGTTCCCAGCTACCACAGCAATTTCAACAGCAGAACATGCTAATGAGATCTGTGAAACCAGCTTATGAACCCGGGATGTGTGCTAGGCGGCTGACACATTACATGTATCAGCAACAACATAGACCTGAA GATAACAATATTGAGTTCTGGAGAAAGTTTGTTGCTGAATATTTTGCTCCTAATGCCAAGAAGAAATGGTGTGTTTCTATGTATGGAAGTGGAAGACAAACAACTGGAGTTTTCCCTCAG GATGTATGGCACTGCGAAATATGTAATCGCAAGCCTGGACGTGGTTTTG AAGCAACTGTTGAGGTTCTTCCCCGGCTTTTCAAGATAAAGTATGAAAGTGGAACTTTGGAAGAACTACTTTATGTTGACATGCCTCGTGAATATCATAATTCCTCTGGTCAGATTGTACTAGATTATGCTAAAGCAATacaagaaagtgtttttgagcAACTTCGTGTTGTTCGTGATGGTCAACTGCGAATAGTTTTCTCTCCAGACCTGAAG ATTTGTTCTTGGGAATTTTGTGCTCGGCGCCATGAGGAGCTCATACCCAGGAGATTGTTAATACCACAG GTTAGCCAGCTTGGAGCAGTTGCACAAAAGTACCAGGCTTTTACTCAAAATGCAACACCAAATATATCTGTTCAAGAATTACAAAACAACTGCAATAT GTTTGTTGCATCAGCCCGTCAGTTGGCTAAAGCCTTAGAAGTACCATTGGTTAATGATCTAGGATACACAAAGAGATATGTGCGCTGCCTACAG ATATCAGAAGTTGTAAATAGTATGAAAGACTTGATAGATTACAGCAGGGAAACTGAGACTGGACCTATGG ATAGCTTGGCAAAATTCCCTCGGAGAACAAATGGTTCTTCTGGACCTCGTGGTCAAGCACAACAGCATGAAGAACAATtacagcagcagcagcaacagcAACAAATGTTGACCCATAATTCAAATGGTGATCAAAACTCGGTACAAGCTGCTGCCATGCAAATTGCTTCTAGCAATGGTATGGTCAGTGTGAATAACAATGTCAACTCAGCATCCACATCAACTACCACAAGTACTATCGTTGGACTTCTCCACCAGAATTCAATGAATTCTAGACAACAAAGTTCAATGAACAATGCAAGTAGTCCATATGGAGGTAGTTCCGTTCAGATTCCATCCCCAGGTTCCTCCAATACAGTGCCACAGGTCCAGCCAAACTCATCCCCTTTTCAATCACCAACGCCTTCTTCTAACAACCCCCCACAAACATCTCACCCTACTTTAACATCGGGCAATCACATGAATACAACTAACTCAGCAGCTAATATTTCCATGCAACAGCAGCAGCCATCTATTTCTGGTGATCCTGACCCTAGTGATACTCAAAGCTCAGTCCAGAAAATCATACATGAAATGATGATGTCCTCTCAGATTAATGGCACAGGAGGAATGATCGGTGTTGGTTCTCTTGGAAATGATGTGAAAAATGTAAATGGTATTCTGCCAGTGAGTGCCAATACAGGGCTCAATGGTGGTGGCAATGGCTTGATGGGTAATGGGTCAATGAACAGTAATTCAGGTGTCGGGGTTGGTAATTACGGCACAATGGCTCTTGGTCAATCCGCTATGCCTAATGGAATGAGAGCTGCTGTGGTGAATAATTCAATCATGAATGGAAGGGGGGGAATGGCATCTCTTGCTCGGGATCAAGCTATGAATCATCAACAGGATTTATCAAACCAACTACTTAGTGGGCTAGGGGCAGTAAATGGTTTTAATAATCTTCAATTTGATTGGAAACCTTCTCCTTGA
- the LOC106778849 gene encoding thioredoxin M-type, chloroplastic-like — MALEKCLGVTTVRTATPHLSPCFPTSREKLVFPTHTAFKKSMSNTKLSYQSLYSTYRKSRFVCNAREAVNEVKVVTDSSWNKLVIANETPVLVEFWAPWCGPCRMIAPVIDELAKQYGDKIACYKLNTDDSPNIATQYGIRSIPTVLFFKNGEKKESIIGAVPKSTLSATIEKYVDL; from the exons ATGGCTTTGGAGAAGTGTTTAGGAGTAACCACAGTGCGCACAGCCACACCCCACCTTTCTCCGTGCTTTCCAACTTCAAGGGAAAAGCTGGTTTTCCCAACTCACACAGCTTTCAAGAAATCCATGTCAAACACAAAACTCTCATACCAATCTCTCTATTCAACCTACCGAAAATCCCGTTTTGTTTGTAATGCTCGTGAAGCAGTAAATGAAG TGAAAGTGGTGACTGACTCAAGCTGGAACAAACTTGTGATAGCCAATGAAACCCCTGTTCTGGTAGAATTTTGGGCACCGTGGTGTGGCCCATGCAGGATGATAGCACCTGTTATCGATGAGTTAGCGAAGCAATATGGTGACAAAATTGCCTGCTACAAGCTTAACACAGATGACTCCCCAAACATAGCAACTCAGTACGGCATCAGAAGCATACCAACAGTTCTGTTCTTCAAGAatggagagaaaaaagaaagcatAATCGGTGCAGTTCCCAAGTCTACTCTGTCAGCgacaattgaaaaatatgttgATTTATAA
- the LOC106778854 gene encoding scarecrow-like protein 1, producing MSLVRSADVASTSYKNAKFFSLNGTDVRPGLSSQIFGPDKHRSMYMTDSFSSESYEKYFHDSQTEELIEPSNSSISGSSIPPDVASSFQLTASSEASVVANNPFDCSFMSTVTHDVYEANYGSDLMENESLDYRENDGLMSLKLQALERALLYDSEAEEDELEEEDIFEAVQSMEIDPDIAEWSDSMQNMVLHDSPKEYSSSDSSISSIISSTKEISQISQTPKQLLYECAIALSEGNEKEGSSMINNLRQMVSVQGEPSQRIAAYMVEGLAARLAESGKSIYKALRCKEPPSSDRLAAMQILFEVCPCFKFGFIAANNAITEAVKDDMNIHIIDFDINQGSQYINLIQTLASRSRKPPHVRLTGVDDPESVQRSVGGLKNIGQRLEKLAEALGLPFEFRAVASRTSIVTPSMLNCSPGEALVVNFAFQLHHMPDESVSTVNERDQLLRLVKSLNPKLVTVVEQDVNTNTTPFLPRFVEAYNYYSAVFESLDVTLPRESQDRMNVERQCLARDIVNVVACEGEDRIERYEVAGKWRARITMAGFTSSPMSTNVTDEIRNLIKVMYCDRYKIKEEMGALHFGWEDKNLIVASAWKLPRQ from the coding sequence ATGTCATTAGTTAGGTCTGCTGATGTAGCTTCCACATCGTATAAAAATGCCAAGTTCTTCTCATTAAATGGAACTGATGTTAGACCAGGCTTGTCCTCTCAAATTTTTGGTCCTGATAAGCATAGGAGCATGTACATGACAGATTCTTTCTCCAGCGAGAGTTATGAGAAGTACTTCCATGACTCTCAAACAGAAGAACTGATAGAACCATCTAACTCCAGCATCTCTGGAAGTTCAATCCCCCCTGATGTAGCCTCTTCTTTCCAGCTTACGGCCAGTTCAGAAGCTTCTGTGGTTGCCAATAACCCATTTGATTGTTCTTTCATGTCCACAGTGACACACGATGTTTATGAGGCAAACTATGGATCAGATTTGATGGAGAATGAAAGCCTCGATTACCGTGAAAATGATGGTCTAATGAGTTTAAAACTACAAGCATTGGAGAGGGCATTGCTTTATGATAGTGAGGCTGAGGAGGACGAGCTTGAAGAGGAAGACATATTTGAGGCTGTTCAAAGCATGGAAATTGATCCAGACATTGCTGAGTGGTCTGATTCCATGCAGAATATGGTCCTCCATGATTCACCAAAGGAGTACTCTTCTTCAGATTCCAGCATCAGCAGCATCATCAGCAGCACCAAAGAAATATCACAAATTTCTCAGACCCCAAAGCAGCTACTTTATGAATGTGCTATTGCACTTTCAGAAGGAAACGAAAAGGAAGGATCATCCATGATAAACAATCTCAGACAGATGGTTTCAGTTCAAGGAGAGCCTTCTCAAAGAATTGCAGCCTATATGGTTGAGGGGCTAGCAGCTCGCCTAGCCGAATCCGGCAAAAGTATTTACAAAGCTCTGAGATGCAAGGAACCACCTTCTTCAGATCGTCTAGCAGCCATGCAGATACTGTTTGAGGTTTGCCCATGTTTCAAATTTGGATTTATTGCTGCTAACAATGCTATTACAGAAGCAGTGAAAGATGACATGAACATTCATATCATAGACTTTGACATCAATCAAGGAAGTCAGTACATTAATCTAATCCAAACACTTGCTTCAAGGTCAAGGAAGCCACCCCATGTTAGATTGACTGGGGTTGATGATCCTGAGTCTGTGCAGCGATCTGTTGGAGGCCTAAAGAACATAGGACAAAGACTAGAAAAACTGGCAGAGGCACTCGGTCTGCCATTTGAGTTCCGAGCAGTGGCATCAAGGACTTCCATTGTCACCCCATCAATGCTCAACTGTAGTCCTGGGGAAGCACTTGTGGTGAACTTTGCATTCCAGCTTCATCACATGCCCGATGAGAGTGTTTCAACTGTAAACGAACGGGACCAACTTCTTCGTTTGGTGAAGAGCTTGAATCCAAAGCTTGTGACAGTTGTGGAGCAAGATGTGAACACAAACACCACCCCCTTCTTGCCTAGATTTGTTGAAGCCTACAATTACTACTCTGCTGTGTTTGAGTCACTTGATGTTACTCTTCCAAGAGAAAGCCAGGACAGGATGAATGTTGAAAGGCAATGCTTGGCCAGAGACATTGTCAATGTTGTTGCATGTGAGGGCGAGGATAGGATAGAACGATATGAAGTGGCAGGAAAATGGAGAGCAAGGATCACAATGGCTGGTTTCACTTCATCTCCAATGAGCACAAATGTGACTGATGAAATCAGAAACCTCATCAAGGTGATGTATTGTGACAGGTACAAGATTAAGGAGGAAATGGGTGCACTTCACTTTGGttgggaagacaaaaatttgatCGTTGCTTCGGCATGGAAGTTACCAAGACAATGA